One region of Anoplopoma fimbria isolate UVic2021 breed Golden Eagle Sablefish chromosome 10, Afim_UVic_2022, whole genome shotgun sequence genomic DNA includes:
- the LOC129097059 gene encoding probable histone deacetylase 1-B yields MALSQATKKKVCYYYDGDVGNYYYGQGHPMKPHRIRMTHNLLLNYGLYRKMEIYRPHKASGEEMTKYHSDDYIKFLRSIRPDNMSEYSKQMQRFNVGEDCPVFDGLFEFCQLSTGGSVAGALKLNKQQTDIAINWAGGLHHAKKSEASGFCYVNDIVLAILELLKYHQRVLYIDIDIHHGDGVEEAFYTTDRVMTVSFHKYGEYFPGTGDLRDIGAGKGKYYAVNYPLRDGIDDESYEAIFKPIMAKVMEMYQPSAVVLQCGADSLSGDRLGCFNLTIKGHAKCVEYIKSFNLPLLMLGGGGYTIRNVARCWTYETAVALDCSIPNELPYNDYFEYFGPDFKLHISPSNMTNQNTNEYLEKIKQRLFENLRMLPHAPGVQMQAIPEDAPHPDSGDEEEEDPDKRVSIRAHDKRIACEEEFSDSEDEAEGQGGGRRNAANHKKAKRVKKEEEKEGEEKKEVKEEEKEEEKMDTSGPKEEVKTT; encoded by the exons ATGGCGCTGTCTCAGGCAACAAAGAAGAAAGTTTGCTACTACTATGACG GGGATGTGGGGAACTACTACTACGGCCAGGGCCATCCCATGAAACCCCACAGGATCCGCATGACACACAACCTCCTTCTCAACTATGGACTGTACAGGAAAATGGAGATTTAC AGACCACACAAAGCCAGTGGTGAAGAGATGACAAAGTACCACAGTGATGACTACATTAAGTTCCTCAGGTCCATCCGACCAGACAACATGTCTGAGTACAGCAAACAGATGCAGCGAT TCAATGTCGGAGAGGACTGTCCGGTGTTTGATGGTCTGTTTGAGTTTTGCCAGCTCTCAACAGGCGGATCTGTCG CTGGGGCGTTGAAGTTGAACAAGCAGCAGACAGATATCGCCATCAACTGGGCCGGCGGACTCCACCACGCCAAGAAGTCTGAGGCCTCAGGTTTCTGCTACGTCAACGACATCGTCCTGGCCATCCTCGAGCTGCTGAA gtACCACCAGAGGGTGTTGTACATAGACATTGACATCCACCACGGCGATGGAGTGGAGGAGGCCTTCTACACGACGGACAGGGTCATGACCGTCTCTTTCCACAAGTATGGGGAATACTTCCCTGGCACTGGAGACCTGAGG GACATCGGAGCTGGAAAGGGAAAGTACTACGCAGTGAACTACCCGCTCAGAGACGGCATTGATGATGAGTCCTACGAAGCTATCTTCAAACCC ATCATGGCTAAAGTCATGGAGATGTACCAGCCGAGTGCTGTCGTACTCCAGTGTGGAGCTGATTCTCTTTCTGGAGACCGACTGGGCTGCTTCAACCTCACCATCAAAG GCCATGCCAAATGTGTGGAGTACATCAAAAGTTTCAACCTGCCCCTGCTGATGCTGGGCGGCGGAGGCTACACCATCCGCAACGTGGCCCGCTGCTGGACGTACGAGACGGCCGTGGCCCTGGACTGCTCCATCCCCAACGAGCTGCCCTACAACGACTACTTTGAGTACTTCGGGCCCGACTTCAAGCTGCACATCAGCCCGTCCAACATGACCAACCAGAACACCAACGAGTACCTGGAGAAGATCAAGCAGCGTCTGTTTGAGAACCTCCGTATGCTGCCTCACGCCCCCGGCGTCCAGATGCAGGCGATCCCCGAGGACGCGCCCCACCCGGACAGCggagacgaggaagaggaggacccCGACAAACGCGTCTCTA tcCGAGCCCACGACAAAAGGATAGCCTGCGAGGAGGAGTTCTCTGACTCTGAGGACGAGGCGGAGGGGCAGGGAGGAGGCCGCAGGAACGCAGCCAACCACAAGAAGGCCAAACGagtgaagaaggaggaggagaaggaaggggaggaaaagaaag aagtgaaagaggaggagaaagaggaagagaagatggACACATCAGG ACCAAAAGAAGAAGTGAAGACAACTTGA
- the eif3i gene encoding LOW QUALITY PROTEIN: eukaryotic translation initiation factor 3 subunit I (The sequence of the model RefSeq protein was modified relative to this genomic sequence to represent the inferred CDS: inserted 1 base in 1 codon): MRPILLQGHERSITQIKYNREGDLLFSVAKDTVTNVWYSVNGERLGTYNGHTGAVWCVDCDWDTKNVLTGSADNSCRLWDCQTGKQLALFETNSAVRTCGFDFSGNIIMFSTDKQMGYQCFLNFFDLRDPQQIEDNQPYLSIPCADHKITSAVWGPXGEFVIAGHENGEFNQFSAKSGEIIKKAKEHTKQINDIQTSVDLTMFISASKDNTAKLFDSATMDHIKTFKTERPVNSAAISPIMDHVVMGGGQEAMEVTTTSTRIGKFEARFFHAAYEEEFGRVKGHFGPINCVAFHPDGKSYSSGGEDGYTRIHYFDPQYFDFELEA; the protein is encoded by the exons ATG AGACCCATCCTGCTCCAGGGCCACGAGAGGTCCATCACTCAAATCAAGTACAACAGAGAAGGAGACCTGCTCTTCTCTGTAGCCAAAGACACG GTGACCAACGTGTGGTACTCTGTCAACGGAGAGAGGCTCGGCACCTACAATGGACACACAGGAGCTGTGTGGTGTGTCGACTGTGACT GGGACACTAAGAACGTATTGACGGGATCAGCAGACAACAGCTGTCGACTGTGGGACTGTCAGACCG GTAAACAGCTGGCCCTGTTCGAGACCAACTCTGCTGTCAGAACGTGCGGCTTCGACTTCAGCGGCAACATCATCATGTTCTCCACAGACAAGCAGATGGGCTACCAGTGCTTCCTGAACTTCTTTGACCTGAGGGATCCACAGCAGATCG AGGACAACCAGCCCTACCTGTCGATACCCTGCGCTGACCACAAGATAACCAGTGCTGTGTGGGGAC CTGGGGAGTTCGTCATCGCTGGCCATGAGAACGGAGAGTTCAACCAGTTCAGCGCCAAG TCTGGAGAGATCATCAAGAAGGCCAAGGAGCACACCAAGCAGATCAACGACATCCAGACATCAGTGGACCTCACCATGTTCATCAGTGCCTCCAAGGACAACACTGCAAAG CTGTTTGACTCCGCCACTATGGATCATATCAAGACTTTCAAGACAGAGAGACCTGTCAACTCTGCTGCCATCTCCCCCATTATGGATCAT GTGGTGATGGGAGGTGGACAGGAGGCCATGGAGGTCACCACTACCTCCACCAGGATCGGCAAGTTTGAGGCCAG GTTCTTCCATGCTGCCTATGAAGAGGAGTTTGGCAGGGTCAAGGGTCATTTCGGCCCCATCAACTGTGTGGCATTCCACCCCGATGGCAAGAG TTACAGCagtggaggagaggacggaTACACTAGGATTCATTACTTTGACCCACAGTACTTTGACTTTGAACTGGAGGCATAA
- the marcksl1b gene encoding MARCKS-related protein 1-B produces the protein MGSQASKGDVAAEANAASADAAAVKTNGQENGHVKTNGDVSTKPDGDAAATNGSAEAAKDPEASAGGDAIEPAPAADGEAAKPEGEAAAKETPKKKKKKFSLKKSFNFKLNLKKTKKSEAVKEEADAAAAAPAAAAAAASASASAAASPTEEKPAENGAAAPAEEKKEEVKEVKEEAAAAAEAPKAEEAPAKEEAPKEEVKEAAAPTPEATKPTEESSSTPAPSEKKE, from the exons ATGGGATCCCAGGCATCCAAAGGAGATGTGGCCGCGGAGGCGAACGCTGCTTCTGCCGACGCTGCAGCCGTCAAAACCAACGGACAG GAGAATGGACATGTGAAGACCAACGGTGATGTCTCCACAAAGCCTGATGGGGACGCTGCCGCCACCAACGGTTCAGCCGAGGCGGCCAAGGACCCTGAAGCCAGCGCCGGAGGAGACGCCATCGAGCCGGCGCCCGCTGCAGATGGAGAGGCAGCCAAACCCGAGGGCGAGGCTGCGGCCAAGGAGACccccaagaagaagaagaagaagttctCCCTGAAGAAGTCCTTCAACTTCAAGCTGAATCTGAAGAAGACCAAGAAGAGCGAGGCTGTCAAGGAGGAAgcggatgctgctgctgctgcccccgccgccgccgccgccgccgcctccgCCTCTGCCTCCGCCGCCGCCTCCCCCACCGAGGAGAAGCCCGCCGAGAACGGGGCCGCTGCTCCggcagaggagaagaaggaggaggtgaaggaggtgaaggaggaggctGCCGCTGCGGCCGAGGCCCCAAAGGCGGAGGAGGCTCCGGCTAAAGAGGAGGCCCCAAAGGAGGAGGTCAAGGAGGCAGCTGCCCCGACCCCTGAGGCCACAAAACCAACAGAGGAGAGCAGCTCGACTCCCGCTCCCTCTGAAAAGAAGGAGTGA